TTCAGCGCGAAGATCAAGGCATCAGAATTCTATGGCTCCGACTCCCTAACGAAACCGGCGATAACATTCGAAAGAAGGTACGAGACGAAATACTCCTCGTCGATAGGCAAAATACGGAACGAGCCATACATATTATAGACACATTCGGCGAGTGGCCGGGAGCAAATAGATTAGGATGTTCTGCTGACCAAACGCTTTGGCTCTGCATCCAACATGCCGATCAAAGGCCGGAAGTAGCTACTCGCTATCTGCCTATGCTCCAAAAAGCTGTCGAAGAAAAAAGAACAGACCCCATGCATTATGCCTACCTTGTGGATCGTATTCGAATGCACGAATGCAAGGAACAGATCTATGGGACACAAACCTATCACGTTAAGGAGGAGAACGGTAATAAGTTCTTTTTCGTCATTCCCATTGAAGATATAGACCATGTGGACGAACGTCGTGCAGGTATCGGGATGGATCCTCTTTCCGATTACGTCAATTCGATGGGATATGATTGGGATATAAGACAGTACAAGAAAGACTTGCCTAAAATATGGAAGTATTACAGGCATTCATGCAAAAAAAAGAAGAATTAAGTGGTAAGAACAACCAACCAACAAAAACAATAATACAGACATGGCATTATCAAGAATCATGGAGTGCGTGCCCAACTTCTCGGAAGGCCGCGACAAAGAGAAAATCGAAAAGATAGTAAACCCCTTCCGCACGCGCGAAGGCGTCAAGCTGCTGAACTATAGCAACGATGAGGATCACAACCGTCTCGTCGTGACCGTAGTGGGCGAACCCGAGCCCCTTCGGGAGGCAGTGCTCGAAGCCGTAGGCATAGCCGTAGAGCTGATCGACCTGACCAAACACACGGGTCAGCACCCCCGTATGGGCGCAGTGGACGTGATCCCCTTTATCCCCATCAAGAATGTGACTGCCGAAGACGCCGACGCCCTCGCCAAGGAGGTAGGCCGCACGATAGGCGAGAAGTACGGCGTGCCCGTATTCCTCTATGAGAAATCGGCTACCGCTCCCCACCGTGAGAACCTGGCCAAGATCCGCAAAGGCGAGTTCGAAGGCATGGCAGAGAAGATACACGAAGCCGACTGGCATCCCGACTTCGGCCCCGCCGATCGTCACCCGACAGCCGGCACCGTGGCAGTCGGTGCCCGTATGCCGCTCGTCGCTTACAACGTGAACCTCAATACGAACGACCTCTCCATCGCGGACGCCATCGCCAAGAAGGTACGTTTCCTCGGCGGCGGCCTGCGCTTCTGCAAGGCCATGGGCGTAGAGCTTACCGACCGCGGCATCGTGCAGGTGTCCATGAACCTGACGGACTTTACCAAGACGGCCGTCTATCGCGCTCACGAGATGGTACGCATGGAAGCCGCCCGATACGGCGTATCCGTCGTAGGCAGCGAAGTGATCGGACTCGTACCCATGCAGGCACTGATCGACTGTGCCGAATACTACCTCGGCATCGAAAACTTCTCCATGGATCAGATCCTCGAATCACGGATCATGGAGTAAACGTCAGCATGTTTTTTGTTTGAAGGATAGAGATACCACCCGCCACCCTCTTCCGGGTGGCGCGGTGGGGCTCTATCGGCAAGCTTCTTTACCGACACACATGCCTAACACCCCCCACACAATGAACCTCTACATCAAGAATATCGCCCAGCTCGTCACCTGCCAAGGCACCGAAGCCAAACACGGCCGCGAAGCCATGGGGCAGATACACACCATCGAAGGCCCTGCCGCAGTAGTTATCCGCGACGGCATCATCACCTTCGCCGGCCGCATGG
This genomic stretch from Porphyromonas gingivalis ATCC 33277 harbors:
- a CDS encoding DUF6624 domain-containing protein — translated: MFRISRLGIVLLVSLIACNLSKAQNTTKDLINLSIKYLEQNDSTAFRKTYQDIFMQYVTEALCAPFDKAIQDRDQTYIQARLDSLTSDPEEDAFTYHLLSKPEYQAFYYTLPRWEVYKSWIDSVERNPHADMRNEIWQIQREDQGIRILWLRLPNETGDNIRKKVRDEILLVDRQNTERAIHIIDTFGEWPGANRLGCSADQTLWLCIQHADQRPEVATRYLPMLQKAVEEKRTDPMHYAYLVDRIRMHECKEQIYGTQTYHVKEENGNKFFFVIPIEDIDHVDERRAGIGMDPLSDYVNSMGYDWDIRQYKKDLPKIWKYYRHSCKKKKN
- the ftcD gene encoding glutamate formimidoyltransferase, which codes for MALSRIMECVPNFSEGRDKEKIEKIVNPFRTREGVKLLNYSNDEDHNRLVVTVVGEPEPLREAVLEAVGIAVELIDLTKHTGQHPRMGAVDVIPFIPIKNVTAEDADALAKEVGRTIGEKYGVPVFLYEKSATAPHRENLAKIRKGEFEGMAEKIHEADWHPDFGPADRHPTAGTVAVGARMPLVAYNVNLNTNDLSIADAIAKKVRFLGGGLRFCKAMGVELTDRGIVQVSMNLTDFTKTAVYRAHEMVRMEAARYGVSVVGSEVIGLVPMQALIDCAEYYLGIENFSMDQILESRIME